A DNA window from Streptomyces sp. B21-083 contains the following coding sequences:
- a CDS encoding beta-ketoacyl-ACP synthase III — protein MFPAATGSSAPAAAVLCGLAGWVPSRVVTNAHLARRLDTDDAWIRSRTGIRQRHVIDPGQATSDLAVEAGRRALASAGTDRVDAVIVATTTPDRPCPATAPTVAARLGLAGVAAFDIGAVCTGFVYGLASAAGLIAAGVAERVLLVGADTYSTIVDPLDRANAIVFGDGAGAVVLRAGHADEPGAVGHFDLGSDGAHEDLITVAAGGSRQRSRPGEPGREERHFAMRGKEVYRHAVTRMAQSARATLDRAGRKTDDVDLFVPHQANLRILHSVADDLGLPRERCAAHVESVGNTGAASIPLALADAAVRQAVRPGDRLLLTAFGGGLTWGSCLLTWPTLPRLERTTS, from the coding sequence ATGTTTCCTGCTGCCACCGGTTCCTCGGCGCCGGCCGCCGCCGTTCTGTGCGGGCTGGCCGGCTGGGTGCCGTCCCGGGTGGTGACCAACGCGCACCTCGCGCGGCGGCTCGACACCGACGACGCCTGGATCCGTAGCCGCACGGGGATCCGGCAGCGGCACGTCATCGACCCCGGGCAGGCGACCTCCGACCTCGCTGTCGAAGCCGGCCGCCGGGCCCTCGCCTCCGCCGGGACGGACCGTGTCGACGCGGTCATCGTGGCCACGACGACCCCGGACCGCCCCTGCCCGGCCACCGCGCCCACGGTCGCCGCACGCCTGGGCCTGGCCGGGGTGGCCGCCTTCGACATCGGCGCGGTGTGCACCGGGTTCGTCTACGGACTCGCCTCGGCCGCCGGACTGATCGCGGCCGGTGTGGCCGAACGGGTCCTGCTTGTCGGGGCGGACACCTACTCCACGATCGTGGACCCACTCGACCGGGCCAACGCGATCGTCTTCGGCGACGGTGCCGGAGCCGTCGTCCTGCGCGCCGGACATGCCGACGAGCCCGGCGCGGTCGGCCACTTCGACCTGGGCAGCGACGGTGCCCACGAGGACCTGATCACGGTCGCGGCCGGCGGCTCCCGCCAACGCTCCCGGCCGGGTGAACCCGGCCGAGAGGAACGGCACTTCGCGATGCGCGGCAAGGAGGTCTACCGGCACGCGGTGACCCGCATGGCGCAGTCGGCTCGGGCCACCCTGGACCGGGCCGGCCGGAAGACCGACGACGTCGACCTCTTCGTACCGCACCAGGCCAATCTGCGGATCCTGCACTCGGTCGCCGACGATCTCGGGCTGCCGCGCGAGCGGTGCGCGGCCCACGTCGAGTCCGTCGGCAACACGGGCGCCGCGTCCATCCCGCTCGCCCTCGCCGACGCGGCCGTACGGCAGGCCGTCCGGCCGGGTGACCGGCTCCTGCTCACCGCCTTCGGCGGCGGCCTCACCTGGGGCTCCTGCCTCCTTACCTGGCCCACCCTTCCCCGACTGGAACGGACGACGTCATGA
- a CDS encoding heavy metal translocating P-type ATPase, whose translation MGAEPGTAGTVLLTTDLTVGGMTCAACVTRVEKKLGKLDGVTATVNLATGTARVSHPADIGPDELVATVEKAGYTAALPEPPGKREPAVDDDGDESEGARQERHRLVVTALLSVPVLVLSMAPALQFRNWQWLCFVLAAPVAVWSAWPFHVRAVRGLRHSAATMDTLVSLGVVASFAWSSYALFLGGAGDPWMRMPFTLVPTASDGAAHLYLEAAVGVTLFVLAGRFLEARARHGTGEALRSLARLAAKEVSVREDDGSERLIPIEELRAGQVFVVRPGERVATDGQVTGGSSAVDLSLVTGESEPVEVGPGSAMVGGAVNAGGLLLVRATAVGADTQLARITRLVTEARAGKARAQRLADSVAGVFVPMVLALAVTALGFWLGAGADPQAAITACVAVLVVACPCALGLATPTALLAAAGRGAQLGVLVTGPQALEGLQHLDVVVLDKTGTLTSGRMTVAKVTALPDGLGSDAVLRLAGAVEQGSEHPLGRAVSAHARRESGGRRLPDVSEFGALPGRGVRGLVEGRLVEVLSPDDDLPAVLAQALAGAESAARTAVTVRVDGTVEALIEIGDVVRPGSYRAVDRLRRLGVRPVLATGDREAPARAVAEALGIEEVHARCTPEGKADLVRELKEQGYRVAVVGDGVNDAAALAGADLGIAMGSGTDVAIGAADVTLVRGDIEGLADAVLLARRTLGTIRVNLVWAFGYNVVTVPLAMVGLLNPMLAAAAMSASSVLVVANSLRLRAWQPAPPASPASRRRAR comes from the coding sequence ATGGGTGCCGAACCGGGGACTGCGGGGACCGTCCTGCTGACGACCGATCTGACCGTCGGCGGCATGACCTGCGCCGCGTGCGTGACCCGCGTCGAGAAGAAGCTCGGCAAGCTGGACGGGGTCACCGCGACCGTCAATCTCGCCACCGGAACGGCTCGCGTGAGTCACCCGGCGGACATCGGTCCGGACGAACTCGTCGCTACTGTGGAGAAGGCCGGATACACGGCCGCTTTGCCCGAGCCGCCCGGCAAACGGGAGCCCGCCGTCGATGACGACGGCGACGAGTCCGAGGGCGCTCGGCAGGAACGGCACCGTCTGGTCGTCACCGCCCTGCTGTCCGTCCCTGTGCTCGTACTGTCGATGGCGCCCGCACTGCAGTTCCGGAACTGGCAGTGGCTGTGCTTCGTGCTCGCCGCGCCCGTCGCCGTGTGGAGTGCCTGGCCCTTCCACGTACGGGCCGTCCGGGGGCTGCGGCACTCGGCGGCCACCATGGACACCCTGGTGTCGCTGGGTGTGGTGGCGTCCTTCGCGTGGTCGTCGTACGCGCTGTTCCTCGGCGGGGCAGGCGACCCCTGGATGCGGATGCCGTTCACCCTCGTGCCCACCGCCTCGGACGGGGCCGCGCACCTCTACCTCGAAGCGGCTGTCGGCGTAACGCTGTTCGTGCTCGCCGGGCGGTTCCTGGAGGCACGGGCGCGGCACGGGACCGGCGAGGCGCTGCGGTCGCTGGCCCGCCTCGCGGCCAAGGAGGTGTCCGTCCGGGAGGACGACGGCTCCGAACGGCTCATCCCCATCGAGGAGTTGAGGGCCGGGCAGGTTTTCGTCGTGCGGCCGGGCGAGCGGGTCGCCACCGACGGGCAGGTCACCGGGGGCAGTTCGGCCGTGGACCTGTCTCTGGTCACCGGTGAGAGCGAGCCCGTAGAGGTCGGGCCCGGTTCGGCCATGGTCGGCGGGGCCGTCAACGCCGGCGGGCTGCTCCTCGTACGGGCCACAGCGGTCGGTGCGGACACCCAGCTGGCCCGGATCACCCGGCTGGTGACCGAGGCGCGGGCGGGGAAGGCGCGGGCGCAGCGGCTGGCCGACTCCGTCGCCGGGGTTTTCGTGCCGATGGTGCTGGCGCTGGCCGTCACCGCGCTCGGGTTCTGGCTGGGCGCCGGAGCCGATCCGCAGGCGGCGATCACCGCGTGTGTGGCGGTACTGGTCGTGGCCTGTCCGTGCGCCCTCGGGCTCGCGACGCCGACCGCGCTGCTGGCCGCCGCCGGCCGGGGTGCCCAGCTCGGCGTGCTGGTCACCGGGCCGCAGGCGCTGGAGGGGCTTCAGCATCTCGACGTGGTCGTCCTCGACAAGACCGGCACTCTGACATCCGGCCGTATGACCGTCGCCAAGGTCACCGCCCTGCCGGACGGGCTCGGGAGCGACGCGGTACTGCGGTTGGCGGGGGCCGTGGAGCAGGGCTCGGAACATCCGCTCGGCCGGGCCGTCTCCGCCCACGCGCGCCGGGAGTCGGGCGGGCGGCGGCTGCCGGACGTGAGCGAGTTCGGGGCGCTGCCGGGGCGAGGCGTGCGGGGGCTGGTCGAGGGGCGGCTGGTCGAGGTCCTGTCGCCCGACGACGACCTGCCCGCCGTGCTCGCGCAGGCCCTGGCGGGAGCCGAGTCCGCCGCCCGTACGGCCGTGACGGTCCGGGTGGACGGTACCGTCGAAGCGCTGATCGAGATCGGTGACGTCGTACGGCCCGGCAGTTACCGCGCGGTGGACCGCCTGCGGCGGCTCGGCGTACGGCCCGTGCTGGCCACCGGTGACCGCGAGGCACCTGCCCGTGCCGTCGCCGAGGCGCTCGGCATCGAGGAGGTGCACGCCCGCTGCACACCCGAGGGAAAAGCCGACCTCGTACGGGAGTTGAAGGAGCAGGGCTACCGGGTCGCGGTCGTCGGTGACGGCGTGAACGACGCCGCCGCGCTCGCGGGTGCCGACCTCGGGATCGCCATGGGCAGCGGCACGGACGTGGCCATCGGCGCCGCCGACGTGACCCTCGTCCGCGGTGACATCGAGGGCCTCGCGGACGCGGTGCTGCTGGCCCGGCGCACGCTGGGCACCATCCGTGTGAACCTCGTCTGGGCCTTCGGCTACAACGTCGTCACCGTCCCGCTCGCCATGGTCGGCCTGCTCAACCCGATGCTGGCCGCCGCCGCCATGTCGGCGAGCTCGGTGCTGGTCGTCGCCAACAGCCTGCGGCTGCGCGCCTGGCAGCCCGCGCCCCCGGCCTCACCGGCTTCCCGGAGACGTGCCCGATGA
- a CDS encoding aspartyl/asparaginyl beta-hydroxylase domain-containing protein has protein sequence MTPEIENAFAAIRAEFGTESLTRVEQMLEPGGGGERHPSQKAAKWVMPGLSATPWHDPYAYDEIVPVVSALEGAHQSIKEELEAAWAGRREAFSDYEHYLTRQENWQALYLFRGGGLVTESAALVPTVYRLLKEAVVETEKICPLLECHFSTLLPGAAIDPHCDLWNFSINLHLAVDIPDGCGITVAGETRSWEEGKCLLFDYSFEHEARNEGTRPRTCLLIDLWHPETTLPERRALVALMTEIRLLMGED, from the coding sequence GTGACACCGGAGATAGAGAACGCGTTCGCCGCGATCAGGGCCGAGTTCGGTACGGAGTCGCTCACCAGGGTCGAGCAGATGCTGGAGCCGGGCGGCGGCGGCGAACGGCATCCGTCGCAGAAGGCGGCGAAGTGGGTCATGCCGGGGCTGTCCGCGACTCCCTGGCACGATCCCTACGCCTATGACGAGATCGTCCCGGTCGTGAGTGCGCTCGAAGGCGCTCATCAGTCGATCAAAGAAGAGCTGGAAGCCGCCTGGGCGGGGCGCCGGGAGGCGTTCTCGGACTACGAGCACTATCTGACGCGCCAGGAGAACTGGCAGGCCCTCTACCTCTTTCGCGGGGGAGGTCTTGTCACGGAGTCGGCCGCTCTGGTTCCGACCGTCTACCGGTTGCTGAAAGAAGCCGTCGTCGAAACGGAGAAGATCTGTCCCCTCCTGGAATGCCATTTCTCCACCCTGTTGCCGGGCGCCGCCATCGACCCCCACTGCGACCTGTGGAACTTCAGCATCAACCTTCATCTCGCCGTGGACATCCCCGACGGATGCGGTATCACGGTCGCCGGAGAGACGCGGTCCTGGGAGGAGGGCAAGTGCCTGCTCTTCGACTACTCCTTCGAGCATGAGGCGCGTAACGAGGGCACCCGCCCGCGAACCTGCCTGCTCATCGACCTCTGGCATCCGGAGACGACCCTTCCGGAGCGCCGGGCACTGGTCGCCCTCATGACCGAGATCCGCCTGCTCATGGGGGAGGACTGA
- a CDS encoding MFS transporter, producing MSLLVLALGQLVISLDYNIVYVALPDIGAGLGFSDHDLQWVVSAYVVSTGGFLLLGGRAADLLGRRRMFVLAALLYAGSSLVGGLSETPGVLVAVRAVQGIGGSLLFPATLSLINTLYEEGPARNRALAVWGAAGAGGLCFGSLLGGVLVEAFGWTSVFFVNVPIAAVLAVAGWLLFPADGPRDRTRRFDVLGALTATGGITLLVYLLVQAPAEGWTTPTALISAALSAGLLTLFAVVERRSHEPLVPARMFAHRGLLAAMGVTTLFSATFSSVPYFLTLYFQTVHGYSSVATGLAFLVPAVVVAVGTQAGERAVAAFGMRRMLVGGMTLGAAGAAALGLALTSDGSYPKLLPGIVLLGLGQGAAWTGMWIAASAGVAPGDQGVASGLASTTLQVGGAVGLAVLVALAGGVGQSASGAGLLDGVRTAVFAIALGIGCGALALAMLMRRGTTSP from the coding sequence GTGTCTCTTTTGGTTCTGGCGTTGGGGCAACTCGTCATCTCGCTCGACTACAACATCGTGTACGTTGCCCTGCCGGACATCGGCGCCGGGCTCGGCTTCTCAGACCACGACCTGCAGTGGGTGGTCAGCGCCTACGTCGTCTCCACGGGAGGCTTCCTGCTGCTGGGCGGCCGGGCCGCCGACCTGCTGGGCCGGCGCCGGATGTTCGTCCTCGCCGCGCTGCTCTACGCGGGATCGTCGCTGGTGGGCGGGTTGTCGGAGACGCCCGGTGTACTGGTCGCCGTGCGGGCGGTCCAGGGCATCGGCGGATCGCTGCTGTTCCCGGCGACGCTGTCGCTGATCAACACCCTGTACGAGGAGGGACCCGCCCGGAACCGGGCCCTGGCGGTGTGGGGTGCGGCGGGGGCCGGCGGACTCTGCTTCGGGTCCCTGCTGGGCGGGGTGCTGGTGGAGGCGTTCGGCTGGACGTCGGTGTTCTTCGTCAACGTGCCGATCGCCGCGGTGCTCGCGGTGGCCGGATGGCTGCTCTTCCCGGCGGACGGACCACGGGACCGTACCCGGCGCTTCGACGTTCTGGGCGCGCTCACCGCCACGGGCGGGATCACCCTCCTGGTGTATCTGCTGGTGCAGGCCCCGGCGGAGGGCTGGACCACCCCCACGGCCCTCATCAGCGCGGCGCTCTCGGCCGGGCTCCTGACACTGTTCGCCGTCGTGGAACGGCGTTCGCACGAACCGCTCGTACCGGCACGGATGTTCGCGCACCGGGGCCTGCTGGCGGCGATGGGAGTGACCACGCTGTTCAGCGCCACGTTCAGCTCGGTGCCGTACTTCCTCACCCTGTACTTCCAGACGGTCCACGGCTACAGCTCGGTCGCGACCGGGCTCGCCTTCCTCGTGCCGGCCGTCGTGGTGGCCGTGGGCACGCAGGCCGGGGAACGGGCCGTCGCCGCCTTCGGTATGCGCCGCATGCTGGTGGGCGGGATGACACTGGGGGCCGCCGGAGCGGCGGCGCTCGGGCTGGCGCTCACTTCGGACGGCTCGTATCCGAAACTCCTGCCGGGGATCGTGCTGTTGGGTCTCGGTCAGGGCGCCGCGTGGACGGGGATGTGGATCGCCGCGTCCGCCGGGGTCGCGCCGGGTGACCAGGGTGTGGCCTCCGGCCTGGCGTCGACCACCCTTCAGGTGGGCGGCGCCGTGGGACTCGCCGTCCTGGTCGCGCTCGCCGGGGGAGTGGGACAGAGCGCATCCGGGGCCGGGCTGCTCGACGGCGTCCGCACGGCCGTGTTCGCCATCGCGCTCGGCATCGGCTGCGGTGCGCTCGCGCTCGCGATGCTCATGCGGCGCGGGACCACGAGCCCCTAA
- a CDS encoding copper chaperone PCu(A)C codes for MEQRSVTRVPRRTRNTRFADALWAVAPPLGAAAGALVLLAGYTATGAAGEPPPGIEVVDARIVAVPAGSGATRAYFEIRNTGQSKDTLLYADSPDLGVSILRRTVIRAGAERTYSVRSVEVPAGGTVRMAPGGVVVGILDPPALKAGRRVPYVLWFEQSGKVAVRATVVEAAPLR; via the coding sequence ATGGAGCAGAGAAGTGTGACGCGCGTGCCGCGCCGGACGCGGAACACCCGGTTCGCCGACGCCTTGTGGGCCGTGGCGCCGCCGTTGGGTGCCGCCGCCGGTGCGCTGGTCCTGCTGGCGGGCTACACCGCGACCGGCGCGGCAGGCGAGCCACCACCCGGGATCGAGGTCGTCGACGCGCGCATAGTCGCCGTACCCGCGGGCTCCGGCGCCACCCGCGCGTACTTCGAGATCCGCAACACCGGCCAGTCGAAGGACACCCTGCTGTACGCGGACTCACCGGACCTGGGCGTCAGCATCCTGCGCCGCACGGTGATCCGTGCCGGCGCCGAACGCACGTACTCCGTACGGTCCGTTGAGGTTCCAGCGGGCGGCACGGTGCGTATGGCGCCGGGCGGGGTCGTGGTCGGGATCCTGGATCCGCCCGCCCTGAAGGCCGGCCGACGCGTGCCCTACGTCCTGTGGTTCGAGCAGAGCGGGAAGGTCGCCGTCCGGGCGACCGTGGTCGAGGCGGCGCCCTTGAGGTGA
- a CDS encoding copper chaperone PCu(A)C codes for MTGQWPWRPTSRRLTDSLSAVLAPVAVCGLALGGLSTWTVFGNAGSPARIEVTGGRMFTPSGATPVTAAFFRITNSGGAPDRLLRVTSAEVGAGEAVLSRHVMNSSNTASDLTVDSVAVPAGESLAMSPDGLDVIVPVKKGGWQPGDLVSFTLHFERGGAVKTLAVVVRPGEDGS; via the coding sequence ATGACCGGACAGTGGCCGTGGCGCCCGACCTCCCGACGGCTCACCGATTCCCTGTCGGCCGTGCTCGCGCCCGTCGCCGTGTGCGGGCTGGCGCTCGGCGGGCTGAGCACGTGGACCGTCTTCGGCAACGCCGGCAGTCCCGCCCGGATCGAGGTCACCGGCGGCAGGATGTTCACACCCTCGGGTGCCACCCCGGTCACGGCGGCCTTCTTCCGGATCACCAACAGCGGGGGCGCGCCGGACCGTCTGCTGAGAGTGACGTCCGCCGAGGTGGGCGCGGGGGAGGCCGTGCTGAGCCGGCACGTCATGAACAGCTCCAACACGGCCTCGGACCTGACGGTGGACTCCGTCGCCGTGCCGGCCGGCGAAAGCCTCGCCATGTCACCGGACGGCCTCGACGTGATAGTGCCGGTGAAGAAGGGCGGCTGGCAGCCGGGCGACCTCGTCTCGTTCACGCTGCACTTCGAGCGCGGCGGGGCCGTGAAGACCCTGGCGGTAGTGGTCCGGCCGGGCGAGGACGGCAGCTGA
- a CDS encoding ricin-type beta-trefoil lectin domain protein, whose amino-acid sequence MTKTPTRSKRLASVLMAGFGATLMFLTAPAPALAQSAPSHAPAKPASKPASKGGTSDFRGVNWADPRDNYASDAVVPSGLSVTDNYRTVYRTTDHMVRGFKKNLGANTLRLPINPASVGTTWWKSYRATIDAATAYGDKVIVSYWEADTSKDGLVDDTAAWKKMWNTVVREYKHNPRVYFEPMNEPHGYTLDQWVSVTSGWLAQHKDVPRGRVVISGTGYNDNVTGVGAARALRGTLLSLHFYGFWASYTKQSEWTADLNARLGKYTGRTIIDEAGSPMTIGLNYGAWNGNIYTSYLAAVANTARSKGMGLVYWPGLRNGDAYSIESLDAKGNLVDNSATGVALLRWGYGFGKTPPVNNLPPAPPGEVLRGVASTRCVDVPGFSTTNGTQLDLWDCNAGGNQTWNWNADKQITVYGNKCMTVGGTGATAGDPVTISDCTGATAQQWNVNADLTVTSVANPALCLDAAGAGTGNGTSVDVWYCNGSTNQQWTRS is encoded by the coding sequence ATGACCAAGACCCCGACGAGGTCGAAAAGACTGGCCAGTGTGCTCATGGCCGGCTTCGGCGCGACCCTCATGTTCCTGACCGCTCCCGCTCCCGCCCTCGCTCAGTCGGCCCCCTCGCACGCGCCGGCGAAGCCCGCGTCGAAGCCCGCCTCCAAGGGTGGTACCAGCGACTTCCGCGGCGTGAACTGGGCGGACCCGCGGGACAACTACGCCAGTGACGCCGTCGTGCCCAGCGGACTGTCGGTCACCGACAACTACCGCACGGTGTACCGCACCACGGATCACATGGTGCGCGGCTTCAAGAAGAACCTGGGCGCCAACACCCTGCGGCTGCCGATCAACCCGGCGAGCGTGGGCACCACCTGGTGGAAGTCGTACCGGGCGACGATCGACGCGGCCACGGCCTACGGTGACAAGGTCATCGTCAGCTACTGGGAGGCCGACACCAGCAAGGACGGGCTGGTCGACGACACGGCCGCCTGGAAGAAGATGTGGAACACCGTCGTGCGGGAGTACAAGCACAACCCGCGCGTCTACTTCGAGCCCATGAACGAGCCGCACGGCTACACCCTGGACCAGTGGGTGTCCGTCACCAGCGGCTGGCTGGCCCAGCACAAGGACGTCCCGCGTGGCCGTGTCGTGATCAGCGGCACCGGCTACAACGACAACGTCACCGGTGTCGGCGCGGCACGCGCCCTGCGCGGAACGCTGCTGTCGCTGCACTTCTACGGCTTCTGGGCCAGCTACACCAAGCAGTCGGAGTGGACCGCCGACCTCAACGCCCGCCTCGGCAAGTACACCGGCCGGACGATCATCGACGAGGCCGGCTCCCCGATGACCATCGGCTTGAACTACGGCGCGTGGAACGGCAACATCTACACCTCCTACCTCGCGGCCGTGGCGAACACCGCCCGCAGCAAGGGGATGGGACTGGTGTACTGGCCTGGCCTGCGGAACGGCGACGCCTACTCGATCGAGTCGCTGGACGCCAAGGGCAACCTGGTGGACAACAGCGCCACCGGAGTCGCGCTGCTGCGCTGGGGCTACGGCTTCGGCAAGACCCCGCCCGTCAACAACCTGCCGCCCGCGCCTCCCGGCGAGGTCCTGCGCGGGGTGGCCTCCACCCGCTGCGTCGACGTGCCCGGCTTCAGCACGACCAACGGCACCCAGCTCGACCTCTGGGACTGCAACGCCGGCGGCAACCAGACCTGGAACTGGAACGCGGACAAGCAGATCACCGTCTACGGCAACAAGTGCATGACGGTGGGAGGCACCGGAGCCACGGCGGGCGACCCCGTGACCATCTCCGACTGCACCGGCGCGACGGCACAGCAGTGGAACGTGAACGCGGACCTCACGGTGACCAGCGTCGCGAACCCGGCGCTCTGCCTGGACGCGGCCGGAGCGGGCACCGGCAACGGCACGTCGGTCGATGTCTGGTACTGCAACGGAAGCACCAACCAGCAGTGGACCAGAAGCTGA
- a CDS encoding sigma-70 family RNA polymerase sigma factor, with protein MITPVLRLSPLSSRKLDAGRTASGRPVTTATPDDPATVHALAARAGDPDAVDRFVRALYSDVVRYVTYLSGDRQLAADLAQDTFLRALGGLHRFEGRSSARTWLLSIARRTVIDNLRYAATRPRRADVDDWTSWAERAQPMGLPGFDDGVALLDLLDALPVERREAFVLTQLVGLPYEDAAVAGGCPVGTIRSRVARARATLVELLDEAEAAEADQSPAAVAA; from the coding sequence GTGATCACTCCTGTCCTCCGCTTGTCGCCCCTGTCGTCCAGGAAGCTCGACGCGGGGCGCACGGCGTCCGGTCGGCCCGTCACGACGGCGACGCCCGACGACCCGGCCACTGTCCATGCCCTCGCCGCCCGTGCCGGCGATCCCGACGCCGTCGACCGTTTCGTGCGGGCCCTGTACTCGGACGTCGTCCGCTACGTCACGTACCTCTCCGGCGACCGCCAACTGGCCGCCGATCTCGCCCAGGACACGTTCCTGCGGGCGCTCGGCGGCCTGCACCGGTTCGAGGGCCGCTCGTCGGCACGCACCTGGCTGCTGTCCATCGCGCGCCGCACGGTCATCGACAACCTGCGGTACGCCGCCACCCGGCCGCGACGGGCGGACGTGGACGACTGGACGAGCTGGGCCGAGCGTGCCCAGCCCATGGGCCTGCCCGGCTTCGACGACGGCGTGGCCCTGCTCGACCTGCTGGACGCGCTGCCCGTCGAGCGCCGCGAGGCGTTCGTCCTCACCCAGTTGGTGGGGCTGCCCTACGAGGACGCCGCCGTCGCCGGGGGCTGCCCGGTCGGGACGATCCGCTCCCGGGTGGCACGCGCCCGCGCGACGCTCGTCGAGCTGCTCGACGAGGCCGAGGCGGCCGAGGCGGACCAGAGCCCGGCTGCCGTCGCCGCGTGA